From the genome of Nicotiana sylvestris chromosome 1, ASM39365v2, whole genome shotgun sequence:
GACATTTATCTGCTCGACCTCTAAATCTAGACTTGCAGCTAAGCCTAGAACCACACGAATAGAAGACATCTTCACAACAGGGaagaaaatttcatcaaaatcaaCTCCCTTCTTCTGACCAAAACCTTTAACAACTAACCTCACCTTGTATCTAGGTGCAGAGGTATGGTTATCTTGCTTTATTCTGAATATACATTTGTTAGATAAAGCTCTCTTACCTTTCGgcaatttcactaactcatatgTGTCATTCTCATGGAGTGACTTCATCTCATCTTCTATGGCTTCGATCCACTGAATTTTGTGagtatcttgcatggcttcatcataattctcaggttctcccatgtcagtcaaaagtacatactCATCAGGAGGATAGCGCATGGATTTTTGCTTCTCCTTTGTAGATCTTATACGAGAGGTTTCAGGAGCATTCGAAGTAGCTACCTGTGCCAGAATTGGTTGCTGATCAACTACAACTTCATCAACCGGAGCATCCATAACATCTATACtatgatgatcattttgatcttgatcactatctccatcattgtcttgggttccttcatgtgcaataggtgccttagcaattgaaactggatcaatatcaactaagctctcattaccctgagaatctatcttctcagcattgtcaatatcttcaatagtttggtcttcaaagaatattgcatcacgaCTTCTAATAAGTTTATTGTCAACTGGATCATAAAAATGATACCCAAACTCATCTTGACCATAACCGATAAAGATGCACTACTTAGTTTTGATATCCAGTTTAGATCTCTCATCTTTCGGAACATGCACACAAGCTTTACACCCAAAAACTCTCAGGTGATCATAAGAAGCATATTTGGCAAACCGAACTCTATCTGGGACATCACCATCCAAAGCAACAGCAGGAGACAAATTGATAACATAGGCAACAGTGTTAAGTTCTTCCGCCcaaaatgtatttggaagtttagccTCTGAAAGTAAGAATCTAACTCTCTCAACTAGAGTTCTATTCATCCTCTCTGCCAAACCATTCAATTGTGGCATCTTGGGTAGAGTTTTTTGATGACGAATTCTGTGTTCCTTGCAATAGTTATCAAAGGGACCATAATATTGACCACCATTGTCAGTGCGAATAAATTTTAACTTCTTTCCCATCTGTCTCTCAGCTAAGGCCTGAAATTCCTTAAACACGCCAAGTGCTTGATCTTTAGATTTCAAATGATACACCCAGAGCTTATGAGAATGATCATCAATAACggtcacaaagtaaagtgcaccaccttttgactttactttaaaaggaccacacaaatcagagtgtACTAGCTCCAATAAATCGGGCTTCTTGAGGGAGGATGGCTATGAAAGGAAACCCTTTTCTATTTTCCTGCTAAACAATGGATACACCTTTTCAACTTTGCTTGTTTCAATCCGGAAAGCAAACTTTTCTTAGCCAAACACGTAACCCCCCTATCGCTCATATGACTCAATCTTCGGTGCCATAATTCTGATAAAGTATCACTATTCACAAGATTTATGGAGTCATTAATAATAGAGCCATGTGTTACATATAAATAACCAGACTTGACTCTGCGAGACACTACTAACGAGCCCTTAGTGAGCTTTCATTGGCCATTAAAGAGGGCATTATGGTAACCTCTATCGTCTAATCTTCCTACGAAAATCAAATTGAAAGGAAAGTCTAGAGCATGCTTGACATCTTAAAGAACTAACGTTGAACCAttattagttttcaaacaaaTTGCGCCAACACCAAACACATTAACTTCACTGGCATTGCCTATCTTTAATACTCCAGAATCAACAAGGGTATAAGATATCTTTTCTTGGTGTGACATGTGAGGTTGCTCCAGAATCTACTATCCAGCTAGTCTCATGGGATACCAAATTGATGACGTTTTCATCATAACCAAAAAGAAGGTCATCTCGAACAATAGCAGCAACATCGTTCTCGTTATTTTCAGCTTTCTTTCCTTCTGTAGTGTCTTGAAACAACTTGTAGCAAGACCTTTTGATATGTCCTTTCTTGCCACAGTGGTTGCATGTAATATTATAGTATTTGGACCTTGacttacttctacttttacctcAATTCCTTGAGCCTCTTGTTCTATCTCTCCCCCGGTCTTCTGTAACCAAGATATCTGCTTGTGAGGACGAACCCTGAGATTTTCTCCTTACTTCCTCGTTCAACACACTACTCTTGGCATATTCCATGGCCACCTTACCTCTATGAACTGaatttgtcaaagaaacacgaagagtttcccaAGAGTCTTGGAGAGTATTAAGAAGCCAAAGtccttgtatctcatcatcaaaattaactcCCATTCCAGACAGCTGATCAAGGACGTCCTGAAAATTATTTATGTGATCAAGGATAGGGCTGCCTTCCTTGTATTTAAAGGTCATCAATTGCTTTAGCAGGAACAACTTGTTGTTCCCAGTTTCTGAAGCATAAAGAGtctctagcttttcccacaatgaTCTCGCATGTGTCTCGTTCACAATATGGTTGCGAACGTTATCTTCAACTCATTGGCGTATATATCCACATACTTGTTGGtgctcaaaattccaatcttcaTCAGATACACTCTCGGGTTTATGAGCTGCAAAAACGGGTAGATgcatcttcttcacgaacaacaaatCTTTCATCTTACTTCTCCAAACATTATAATTTCTCTCATTTAAACATACCATCTTGCTCATATTCTCCTCCATTCCGTAATAACCCGGATAAATAACCAAGGCTTTGATACCACTGATATGTCAAGAaagaggcaaacccgaaaataaagaagataaagaacaccaaataTTAACGTAAAAAACcattcaaatcgaaggtaaaaaccacgggatcacaaagatACAAAAAcctccactataacaataagagggttacaaaaaTTTTCAAAATTGGCTACTCAACAAGTGCCAAATACGGAGTAACAATAGCAACAAGAGAAGCAACCAATCAATTGAAGAGAGAGGAGAATCCACAAAAACGAAGTTATTGTTCGAGTCTCGAAATCTGATGCTACGAGCCTCCAAATTCGATTTCAACCTTTCAAATCAAACATCAAGTTGTTACGAACACTCAGTCAAAATTGCAGTCCGATCCAATGGTTAACGAATCAAAAACATGATTTCAAGTTGGCTGGTCGAAATAAAAATCTGCAACAAAACATatacttttcttctctcttctctcttgatgaaagcTCTATCAAAAAtcactcttatgtgcttaagtctttcaaagacttgtatcaatgagtatagaataattctccaaggttgtcTTATTTATAGATGatgagtggtgctttctcttaaagtcaaaacccactcaaaataggaataaacaccGAATCAAATTCCGAATAGgaatgaaaacaaaaaaaaaataggattAGGTCATTGGGCCTTAGGCTGGACAACATTTCTTTGAGTATTGCACAGCACTGTTAATTGATTGTCGGTCATAATACAAAATGGGACAGTTTTCCAATGAAACTACCCAGTatatctcttcttctttttcagaaAAAAATTGACGTACACAAATTATTTCATTTAAAAATTTAAGGAGATAATACTTTGATCAAAATCCAAATACGCTAATTGCGCAAGTCAAAAATAGAATCAAATTTGTACccatttcagttcattatgtatgACATAATTTTGAAAATTCAAGTTTTTCTTAGATAAAAAAGAAAGATTGAATATTTTCTATTATCATAAGCTATATACGATCGATAGTACTCCTTATTTAATTTCTAAATAAGTAAATTTCAAATTAAAAGTATTACAAAATAAAAGTATAATTAAGATTAGATAATTTAACCTTATATTCTGAACccatcactattttgaaacaTGATCTACTGTATTTAAAGATAATGAAAAATTAACCGAAATAGCTGCCCACCAAcatcttaaactaaaaatagttggCAGAtgtataatcaatatataatGTGTATAACCATGTAAAATCGATGTATAATCAGTGTATACTTAAGAAAAATAAACAGTGAATCTAACCGGCTATTTGTGCAAAGATCCCAAAAGTTCAAACTTTGATGTAACGTTTGTTTCCAGGGCCTACTATCTTGACGGCTGCTGGGCTGACAGTTCTTATAACTGTTAGCCTTACCCTCTACACATTTTGGGCTGCAAGCAGAGGCATGGACTTCAGCTTTCTTGGTCCTTTCTTGTTCTGTGCATCCATAGtcctcattttctttcttctagCCCAGGTACGTCTATATCACTTTAATTAtatccacatatatatatatttcttcttAGAATTCGAAAATATGTACATCTTCTTTTTACTAACGAGATGGTTTCCAATGCAACAGTATATTCTTCATTTAGGACGGGAGGTACGGATGGTATATAGCTGTCTGGCGGCACTTCTATTCTCAGCTTATATCATATACGACACAAATAACTTAATCAGGAACTTCACCTACGATGAATATGTCATTGCAGCAATCTGCCTTTTCGGAGACATCGTCAACCTCTTCTTAGCTCTTCTTGGCGTCGTTGGTGAATGATTCATGTATGTAATAATTTTGGTTGCATAGTGTTCGTGTTTGTTAATTAGCAAGCTGGAAATTTCCTATGCTCAGAGATTTATTATGTTATTCCTAGTCTTGAGAATGTCATACATTAGTACTGCCCTTCATGTATGGTTTGTTTAATGTACAATTGGgtgaagaaatatatatattaCCATTGAGTCTTCCTTGGCTTGATTATCATTTTGTAGGATAATCATACTACTTAAGATATGTGACCTTTTATTCTTAATTGGATCGACCCTTTTCTTTTTCGCTCATTTACTTAGCATTTTATACAACTATTGTATTAATAGTTTAGTCTTTAGAACAAAAAAAAGATAGTTTTTGGAAAAGAAAGCTTCATCTTTATTTATTCGAAGGGGGTGCGGCCGTTTGTGGGCAAAACACTTCCTGAGGAGCGTTGAAATCTAGCCCTAAGTTCCGCCATTGGTGAgcttgagagagagagagcagagaAGACGATAGAGAGAGAGAAATGAGAAGCAATTTTCTGTTAATTGGCTTGAACTGAAAATGAGTTGTACATCACCTATTTATCCTAACTAACACAACCTACTTTGTGAAAGAGGAAATTAACAACTAACTTCTTAACTAACTACCTTCTAGAAGAGTACTACATAAATACAGAAATGTACAACTATTTACAACTCTAATTTCAACACTCCCCtcaagttgaaaatgaaaaaatatctTTCATTCCCAACTTCGAGACTAATGCTGCATGTTGCTGATGTCCAAGTGCTTTGGTCAACATTTCTGTTGGTTGCTCTTGACTGGCAATATAAGATATCTTGATCAGCGCTTCTTGAATTTTTTCTCGGATAAAAAGGCAGTCTATTTCTATAGTCTATTTCATGGGCAGTTTTACACACTCAACTCTTCCAATAGACCCTTCAACCACACAAGTTCATCTACTGTGTGTGGCATGCTTTTGTACTCAGCTTCAGCTGAGCTTCTAGACATAATGTGATGTCTTAGCTTTCCAGGATATGATTAAACTTCCAAGCTTAATACAGTATCCAGTAACAGACTTTCTTGACATAGGACATGACGCCTAGTCTGAATCACAGAATGCTTCTATTTCTTCTTTGTTGTAACTTGACATTAACAGCCCCAGCCCTGGTTGCTTCTTGATGTACCTTACTACATGAAGTGTTGCTTCATAGTGAGATTCCTTAGGTGCATGCATAAAATGACTTAGGGATTGCACTACATATGAGATATCAGGCCTTATTATTGTTAGATACAAAAGTTTCCCTATGAGCCTATGATAACTCCCTCTGTCTTCTAGCAACTTATCTCCCTTACTTGTGTTTGTGCAAGTATCAAACTCAGTGCTTGTCAACTTCAAGTTCTTCTCCATTGGTGTCTTTTTAGGTTTAGAACTTGCCAAGCCTACATCAGATACCATCTCTAATGCATTTTTTTTTGAGTGATAAGGATACCCTCCTTTGATCTAGCAAACTCTATACCTAAAAAATATCTAACTTCTCCAAGTTCTTTCATTTTAAAATGTTGATGAAGAGATTCCTGTGCAATTTTAATTTCCTACAAACCATTTCCTGTAACAAAAATATCAACTACATAgaccaaaatcaaaacaaacttGTTATCGATATTTCTAGTAAATAAAGAATAGTCATGCTTGATTCGCTTAAAACCGGACAAAGACAAGGCTTGAGAGAACTTCAAATTTTATTGCCTAGATGCCTTCTTGAGCCCATATAAGGATTTAAGTAGTCTACAAACCTTATGTTCCCCTTGGCTACTAAATCCTTAAGGAAAAGTCATGTAAACTTCCTTTTCAAGGTCTCCATTCAAAAAAGCATTTTGAACATCCATCTGAAATATATGCCAGTGCTTGAGAGCAGCAGTGGCAATAACAGCCCTCACAATAGTCAGCTTAGCAATAGGAGAGAATGTATCATGAAAATCCAATCCTTCCTATTGTGTAAAGCCTTTAGCAACCAGTCTGGCCTTGAATATTTCTATAGAACCATCTGCATTGTACTTTATTTTATATACCTATTTGCATCCAGTGGATATTTTACCAACAGGCAAGTCAACTACAGACCAAGTGTTGTTCGGTTCTAATGCTTCAATTTCAAGTTTCATAGCTTCAACCTATCTATCATCCTTACTAGCTTGATGAAAATATGATGGTTCAACATCAAcagaaaaaaaagtaagaaatgCTCTAAAAGGAGGAGAGATGTGAGTATAGGAAACAAAATGTTGGATGGGATGAGATGTAGAAGAAGTGGATAGTATGGGTGGATGAACATAGTCAGTCAACCAAATTGGTGATTTACTAGTTCTCCCTAACTTTCTAGGTGGAGGTAATTCAGGTGAAGTAGAAGATCCAGGCTCAACAGAGGTAGTAGGGTCCATGGGAGAATAAAAGAGCAGGGTGCCTGCTGGAATTGACTCTGCAGAAGGAAATGAATTTGTAGTGAATGGAGGACTGTGAGGTTCTAAAGGTGAAGCTGGCAAGTTGGTGATGGGAGATGAGGGTAATGAAGTAGGCGGTGCTTGTGTAGATGAGACTAACCCATGATCCAGTGTTGGAGAAGGAGAAAAGACATCAGAAATAGCAATAGGCATGAGTATTGAGGAATCATGTTGTGATGAAAGCAATTTCTCTTTTGGACATTTGAAAGGAAAGATATTTTCTTTAAAGATAATATTTCGAGGGATAGATTTTCCCAGAGTCAAGTTCATATGGTTTATAGCCTTTCTGTGTAGAAGCATAACCTAGAAGAATAGCAGGAATGGATTTTAGTTGGAATTTCATGAGAGTCAAGTCTGGTAGCATAACAAAGACATCATATTATTTTTAGGTGATCTAGTTTAGGGGACCAGCCATGAAAAAGCTCATAAGGAGTCTTTCCATGTAGAACAGTGCTAGGCAATCTATTAATGATATAGGTAGCTGCCAGAATACATTCACCCCACAGTCTTAAAAGTAATGCGGCTTGAAATCTCAAGGCTCTGCCTACTTCAAGTAGGTGTCTATGCTTTATTTCTACAACTCCATTTTGTTGGGGAGTATAGACACAACTACCTTGATGAACAATTCCTTTGATTTAAAATAGATTAGAACAAAGAGAATTGAAGAACTCATAGCCATTATCAGACCTGAAAATCTTGACAGTAGAAGAAAATTAGTTTTCTACCAAATGAAGAAAATTTGATAGAATCACATGAACATCACTTTTCAGTTTTAAGAGAAAGGTCCAAGTCATTCTTGAAAAATCATCAATAAGAGTCAGGAAATATCTATAACCATTGTAAGTATTTACTCTATAAGGACCCCACATGTCCATATGAACAAGTTCAAACGAATATTTTGATCTTGAAATGCTAGTAGGAAAAGGCAGTAGTCTGTTTGGCTAATGGACAAACATGATAATTATAAGAACTAGAATTAGACAACAATGTCTTTATTGTAAGTATTTTCTTAAGAACTAAATGAGGAGCATGCCAAGTCTTTGATGCCATAACATAGTTGAGGATGTAGTCTGGTTAGTGGTCATAAGGTGGAAGTGAGTGGTGCAGTAGGTTTTGAAGGATTGAGGATGTAGAGTACATCCTTGAGGCTACCAATCCCTCTCACCTTGCCACTGAAGAGGTCATGAAAGAGACAAAAATTAGGATAAAAAGAAATTGTACAATCCAACTCCTTGGTATATCTGGACACTAACAACAGATTATACTAAAACTTAGGCACATAAATCACATCATATAGAGTTTGAGTGTGGGACAGGGCACATGATTCTGTATGTGTAATCAGAGTACTTTCTCTATTTTATAAATGGACTGAAGTAGATTTCGAATGGGGAACAAGTTTAGGACAGAATAACAGATCTAACGATGAAACTATGTGATTTGAAGCACCAGTATCAATGATCCACTTAATTTGGTCAGTAATTCTAGAGTTTTTTCTTCTACTGGTCCTTTTTCCTTGCTCAACATTCTGAGTATTTGTTGATACTGGTCATGTGTAAAAATTGGAGCTGCATTGATCATGCCATTTATCATACCAATTCCATCAGTTCATGTGTGTTTAGTCTCCTCCATTATACTCTCATTATGTGCTACAGGTGTGTAGTTGTCATTAGCACctctttttttgttgttgaaCTTAAAACCTGGTGGATACTCTACCAACTTATAGCAATTATTTCTTGTGTGTCCTTTCATCTTACAATAATCACAAAACAGATTTGTGTTCTTTCTAAACTTCACATTTGAGTTGTTTGCTGACAAAAAAGAGCTGCTCTCAGTATTCATAGGCCCACTTCCCAGAATTTCACTTTGTATACCATATCCACTacttagtgtcacgacccaatttcttcTATAGTCCGTGATGGTGCTCAACGTTGCCGCTAGGCAAGCCTACAATGAACTAACTCTGTGATACTTTCTTTTAAAGAATTGAAATAGTTGATTTTTAGTTTGTGCATAAACAAGaagtaagaatttaataaaaaatgagagatCAAGATTTTTAAAGCAATGAGATAAACAAGATAACTCAAAAACCATCAAGTGTCTATTAGCTTAAACcaccaagacctggtgtcacaagtgtataaGCAATTAGtggaatatacaaaagaatactacaCTACTCTCCGAAGTGGAATAGACAAAAAATATAAGCAAAAGAAAGACTTCGGCTGCTGCAGAACATGCTCAGAAGGCAGCTCACCGCGAAGCCTCGTAGCAGTAGTCAAGGATCCACGCTGGACTGATATCCAgatacacctgcctcagatcctgcacatttagtgcagaagtgtagcatgagtacataaacaacatgtacctagtatgtatccagtctaacctcgaagtagtgatgaggggtcaattttgacacttactatgggctaacaataaaatGTCAAGATTATAACTAAGCATAGATTACATAAACATAGCTGAAAATTCAACAAAATGAAATAATAGGCAATTCTTTCATTAATAGTAAATCGTAAATTTATTcccatcatttaacaatttatatctcaaGCCAATGAAGCAATATCAATTATAATTGGTTCCAAAGATTTATTACGCACAATTTATGCCGAGGtcatacgacccgatccaacataagatatttaaattgtgcactatcGAGGATCGAACGAcacgaatcatagatgcatctatgtgctaccgaggcgttcggcccgctccacgaaaagaaaaaaatactttaTAACAGCTGATTCAAGATTTATTAAGAGGCTAATATTTAAAGAAGCGTCAATTCTCAATAACAGTCAAGTGGCCCGCCCAAGAATTTAAGTAAATGAAATTTAACCTTTATCAAGTTCCAATTAAGTTAACAAGTAGGTGCAAATATCGTAAATATAGCATGgtatgggtcctagactacccgaacataagcataattagtagctatgTATCAACCCTCAATTTGGtgccaaacgactcgaaactagtaaaatattatataaaatagtcaatacatgttcaaaagtcCATATCCTAACTATCAAAGTGATTTTTCCAACCCTATTtgaaaaattcctaaaattcacctccggccccacgtgcccggattccgaaatttttttgaagaaagttgttacccataacctatgaactcaaatatataattttcacgaaatttcataacaaatttcatggttaaatcctatttttatcaaaaccctaggttttcacctaaacccataattttcactaatttacatgttataatctacccataaactatgtatttaacaCATTTGGtaaaaattacttacctcaattagTTGATGAAAATCCCTCTCTAACTAGCTCCAAAATCACCCCCAAGAAGTGTaagaaatgagcaaaaatgccTAAGTCCCATTTTAAAAAGATCACACTGCCTCTAGCGATTCTGCACCTGCGGTCGCAGGGCCGCACCTGAAGCATCGCTTCTGCGGACCGAAGTCCGCTTCTGCATAAGTGCCAAAGGCTGTGGCTCCGCTTTTGCGGACAGGGTCCCGCTTCTGCGTAGCGTGGGGCGTACCTGCGGTTCCTGGGCTGCCCTTCCTGGGCTGCTtctgcgagctcgcacctgcAGCTGGCCCTCCACAGGTGCGATTACAGTAGAAGCCGAAAGCTTTAGGTGGTGCTCCCAAGTCCAAGCTTGGTCTAAGCCTCATCCGATTAACACTCGGTGCCCCCGAggccccgtccgaacataccaataAGTTTGTAATCATAAATGGACTCACTCAAACTCTCAGAACgcacaaaacaatatcaaaactaagaatcacacccaaATCAATTGAATCAAAAaatttgaacttcaagttcttcaatttactcccaACGCACTGAAACATACTTAAACTATTTggaatgacatcaaattttgcgTTCAAGTCTTATAACGGAACTATTCTCAGTCTCGAAATCCCGATTAGACCTCGATAACACTAAAACCTACTCCAaatcaaatttaaagaacttcaaaactttcaaagaaccaactttcactattaggcgccgaaacgctctgagttcatccaaaacccgatctgaacatacgcccaagtccaaaatcatcatacaaacctattggaactatCAAaacctgattccgaggtcgtttagtCAAAACGGTGATCGAAATCGAACTTAGCCTTtttagccaaccttaaggaaccaagtgttccgatttcaatgCGAACTCTTCCAAATCTCGAACTAATCATCCACGCAattcataaaatagtaaaagcataTACGGGAGATCCTTATTTAGGGGAACACGATCCTTGATCGTTAAAGTTacatcttcagttaattgacatagactcgggggtgagattatcttgaggttatcatatttatgctatttataacaagcgataagtaagttcCATGAAATAAAGGGTAcaagaattaaagaaaatgagtttcattaaaggttgtcgaatttggataaaatacggtccgagctataaaaCCCAACACTTATgtactagtaccatgcaaggtaccatatgaccatggtagtatgatgtctaaagtatattaaaaataagtaaaattttaagtaatttgagacaattttaaattatacgggcaattagttaattattgggtaactaggcattacctaattacctaataagtgataAAGATTAAAAAGAACCCCACCCACCCCATGTGGTAGAAAGCCACTAGCAATTAAGTGACTCATGGTTACATTAGAATAGGTGACATCTTGATAATTTAATTGCAAGACACCTCAAATACCTTAGGACTTCCAAACCAAATCATGTCACAATTCTTGCAAAAACGCTTACTAAGGCACTAACAGAGGAGGAAAACATTAGTACTCTTAAAAGATCTTTCAAATTTCCATTCTCAAAGACACCTAAAATCAGATTGTATACTCAAACAACGCGATTTATTTTTAGAAGTTTCAACAATTTCAGCTAGCATTTTTAGAGTATTAGCAACGGAGAAATTTTGCAGTTCTAAAGAAGTATGGTGCAACTTtttcaaaaacatcatacagatttttccctactccaagtATGTCAAGGCTAGGCCCgttcttcattttggcatgatctatacgatataAACGAAACGAGCAACATAGTCCATTTTCATCCGTACTGCATTTTCAACAAAAGGTTATCTACTTGCACATGTGAAGACATTAGCTTGAAATTTATTCTGGTGTTCGTTTTCTCTTGGAGTTTGTACTATGTCTTATGGAATTTGGTACATGATTTGTTGTAATAGATTTCCATAGTATCTGTTATGCTTCTCTTATGGGCACAGTTCAATAGCAATTTGTGTGGTCCCATCTATTTAGGTTCACAACTTAGCCATGACAATGATTATATACTAAGGTATCTAATATATTTTTTGAAGATCGAGGTCATTAACTTATGTTTCATTCTCTATTATCTTCTACTACTATACTT
Proteins encoded in this window:
- the LOC138871944 gene encoding uncharacterized mitochondrial protein AtMg00810-like, translated to MVSDVGLASSKPKKTPMEKNLKLTSTEFDTCTNTSKGDKLLEDRGSYHRLIGKLLYLTIIRPDISYVVQSLSHFMHAPKESHYEATLHVVRYIKKQPGLGLLMSSYNKEEIEAFCDSD